The genomic region GGGCGCGGTGCCGTACTTCGACCCGCGGCTGCCCGCCGAATGGGACGGCCTCGAGTTCCACCTGAAGATCCAGGGCCGGCTCCTGCACATCGGGCTGGTACAGGACTCGATCAGCCTCACCGTCCGCGACGGCGAACCGCTGGAGATCGACGTGCGCGGGGAACTGCTCACCGTTGCCGGCGACACCGTCCGGGTCCCGCTGGCCCCGGTTGCGGCACCCGAGCCGACCATCTTCCCCAGCGGCCTCCCGACGGCGTCCATCCCGGTGGTGCGCGCCGGCGTCTGAGCCACCGCCAAAGCAACGCGGGGTCACTTAGCGCCCATAAATCCCCCTGGGATGGGCGCTAAGTGACCCCGCGTTGCTTGGTGGCGCCGGAAACGGGCTCGACTTCCGCGCCGGAAAGGGGATGGGCCAGCTCGTCGGCCGGCATCCTGGCCGCCGCCAGCGCGACGACGGCCATCACCGGGCACACGGTCCCGGCCACGAGGAAGATCAGCCACAGCGGCACCACCTCGGCCGCCGGTCCGGCGAGAGCCATGGAGACCGGCATGAGGGCCAGCGACACGAAGAAATCCAGGCTCGAGACGCGGCCCAGCAGATGCGGCGGCACCCGGCGCTGCAGCAGGGTCCCCCAGATCACCATGCCCACCCCGCCGGTGGCGCCGAAGACGAACAGGGCCGCTGCCACGGCCCAGAAACTGTCCATGATGCCGACGGCGGCGATCGGCAGGCTGCCCGCACCCCAGGACACCATCATGACGGTGAGATAACGTCGCGGGAGCGGAAAAGAGGCCGTGGCCAGCGAAGCCGCGGCCCCGCCGACGCCCATGATCGCGAGCAGGAAGCCGAACATGCGCGCGTCCCCGCCAAGCTGGTCCCGGACCACGAACGGGACCAGGACCTCGATGGGCCCGATCAGGAACAACACGGAAATGCAGGCCCACAGCAGGGTCCACAGCAGCCAGGGAGTGCGGACGGTGTATCTGACGCCCTCGCGGAGGTCGTGGCGCAGGGTCGTCTTGGCCCGCGCCCCGCCGGGGCCGTCGTCACCGCCCCCGCCGCCCCCGCCGACGACGCCGGCCGCAACGTCCGGCGTGTCCGGCGCCCCGGGACCGGGCTGGGGGCGAAGGAAATTCAGGATGGAAAAGGCCACCAAATGGCACACCGCAACGCCGGTGACGGCATGCGAGGGGGACAGCGCCGCCACCAGGATGCCTGCAACGGCCGGTCCGGCGGCCTGCTGGAGCATCGGCCGCATGGTCCCTTCGAGGCCGTTGGCCGCCAGCAGGTCCTCGGGTGGCAGGATTCGCGGCAGGATGGCGGAGTAGGCGGGGAAGAAGAACGCAGCCCCGACGCCGAGCACGAAGGCCCCGAGCGCCAGGTGCCAGAGCTGCAGCCAGCCCGCCATGGCCAGTCCGCTGACGGTGGCAATGACGGCGAGGTTGGCGCCCTCGACCGCGATGATCAGGAGCCGCTGGGGCAGGCGGTCGGCGGCAATGCCGCCGGCCAGCAGAAACGCCACGAGCCCCACGCTGCCCGCCGCCGCGACGAGGGAGAGTTCCAGCGGACCGCCGCCGAGGTGAATCACCTCGTAGACCATCGCAACGGCCCACATTCCGGAACCGAAAATGGAGACGGCCAGCGCAGTGATCAGCACGCGGTATTCCCGGTGCGCGAAGGGGCGGAGGGCTCGCGGGGCGGGCATGCGCCCAGTCTAGTGGCCGGCGTAGCGGCCGGTCTTATGGCCGGTCCGGTGGCGTGGTCCACGAGGGGCGCGGCCGGGGCGGGGGCTGAGTCTGCCCGGGCCGTGCCCTAGTGTTAAGTGAACTTAGTTTTTCGGTTCCGAGGAGAGGCGATCATGGCCAAGCGCAGCAACCCGGCAATGAAGATTGCCCAGCAAACAGCTCACGGCGCGATGTTCGACGCCGCCGGCCAGCCCCGGCCCGGCCTCCACAACGTGCTCCTGAAGGCCGTTGAAGTCCAGCGGCCGCTGGTTCTGGCCAACATCCGCAGGCTCCAGCGCAGGCACCCGGACGCCTCGGCTGCGCAGCTGGCCGCCATCCTGGAACGCGACTACCTGCTGGCCGTCACCGGCGGCGGGGCGCTGGTGGGCGGGGCGGCTGTGATTCCGGGCGTCGGAACCGCGGCGGCGCTGGGCCTTTCGGCGGCCGCGGCGGTCGGGTTCCTCGAAGCCACGGCACTGTTCTCCACCTCGCTGGCGGAACTGCACGGCGTGCGGATGGTGGATCCGGACCGGGCCAGCACGCTGGTCATGGCGATCATGCTGGGCGAGGAAGGCACTGAGCTGCTGAGCTCGCTGAGCGGGCAGGCCCTGGGCCGCGGCAAGGGGCCGTCCCAGGCCTGGACCGCGGCCTTCACCCGCCGCGTCCCCCTTGCCGGCTTCGGCGCGGTGCGCGCCAAGATCCAGACGATGTTCCTCCGGACCCTGCTGAAAAAGCAGGGCACGGCCTGGTTGGGCCGTGCCCTGCCGTTCGGCATCGGCGCCGTCGTTGGCGGCGTCGGCAACCGGCTGATGGCCCGCGCGGTCGTGGCGAACGCCAAGGAAGCATTCGGGCCCATCCCGGACACGATTCCGGGAGAGCTTCAGGCCCTCGCGGACACCACCGGCCCGGCCGCGCTCCACGACACCGCACCGGACCTTTCCCTGGAGCCGCCCGCGGACCGCGGCGGCTCCAAGACATCAACGAAGGACGGCGGCACGTTTTGGATCTGAACGCTGATTTGGGGGAGTCCTTCGGGACGTGGACCTTGGGCGACGACGCCGCCATGTTCCCGCTCGTCACGAGCGCGAGCGTGGCCTGCGGGCTGCACGCCGGCGACCCCGTGACCATGCTGGACACCTGCCGGGCGGCGTACGAACTCGACGTCAGGGTCGGCGCCCACCTCGGCTACCCGGACCTCGCCGGGTTCGGCCTCCGCGCGCTGGACATGACCTTCGATGATCTCTTCGGCGCCGTGCTCTACCAGCTTGGCGCGCTCGACGGCGTCGCCCATGCCGTGGGTGCCTCGGTGGATTACGTCAAGTTGCACGGGGCGCTCTACGACCGCACCGTGCGCGACGCCGAGCAGGCCTCCGCCGTGGTCGCCGCCATCCAGGCCTACGACCCGGGGCTTCCCGTGCTGGGTTTCCCCGGCTCAGCCCTGCTGGGGATCGCCCAGGAAGCCGGGCATCCTGTCTTCGCCGAAGCCTTCGCCGACCGCGCCTATCTCCCGGACGGCACCCTCGTGCCGCGCTCGCAGGACGGTGCCGTGCTGCACGACGCCGGTCAGATCGCCGAGCGCGCGGTGCGGCTTGCCACGAAGGGCGAGGTTGAGGCGGTCGACGGCACTGTGCTCCGGATCGAGCCGCACTCGCTGTGCCTCCACGGGGACACACCCGGGTCCATTGCCACGGCCACCGCGATCCGTGCGGCCCTGGAGGCCGCCGGCGTCGAGCTGGAAAGTTTCGCCTGAGCTGAGCTGGGCTGAGCTGAGCCCTGAGCCCTGAGCCCTGAGCCCTGAGCCCTGAGCCCCAAGCCCCGGGCCTGAAAACCGAGCCCCGGCCGGGCACTCCCTTGCCGGGTTCGCCCAGTGTCCTAAGGCCCTATCCGGCCCGGAAAGTGCCCCATAGCTTGAGGGCATGACTGCCGGAGGCGCCGCGGGGTTGGACGGACCCGCCTCGGATGCAATGTTGAAGCTGGGCCGATTCTTCACGAAATGGGACCAAACCGACGACGGCAGGGCGGTGTTCCGGGAGGGCGGCCGCAAGGGCGACATCTTCTACCGGGACCGCTGGAGCCACGACAAGGTGGTCCGGTCCACACACGGGGTGAACTGCACCGGTTCCTGCTCCTGGAAGGTGTACGTCAAGGACGGCATCATCACCTGGGAATCCCAGCAGACCGACTACCCCTCGGTGGGCCCGGACAGCCCGGAATACGAACCGCGGGGCTGCCCGCGCGGGGCGGCGTTCTCCTGGTACACCTATTCACCCACCCGGGTGCGCTTCCCGTATGCGCGCGGAGTCCTGGTTGAGATGTACCGCGAGGCCAAGGCCCGGCTTGGGGACCCGGTGCTGGCCTTCGCCGACGTCGTGGGGGACCCGGAACGGCGCCGCCGCTACCAGCAGGCCCGCGGCAAGGGCGGCCTGGTGCGGGTGTCCTGGCAGGAAGCGACCGAGATCGCGGCCGCCGCCCACGTGAACACCATCAAGGCCTACGGCCCGGACCGCTGCGCCGGCTTCTCGCCGATCCCCGCGATGTCCATGGTCTCGCACGCGGTCGGGACCCGCTTCATCCAGCTGATCGGCGGGGTGATGACGTCCTTCTACGACTGGTACGCGGACCTGCCCGTGGCCAGCCCGCAGGTCTTCGGGGACCAGACCGACGTCCCGGAATCCGGCGACTGGTGGGACGCCAGCTACCTGATGATGTGGGGTTCCAACGTCCCCGTCACCCGGACCCCGGATGCGCACTGGATGGCCGAGGTGCGGTACCGCGGCACCAAGGTGGTCACCGTCAGTCCGGACTACGCGGACAACACGAAGTTCGCCGACGAGTGGCTCCCCGCCCAGGCCGGAACGGACGCCGCGCTGGCCATGGCGATGGGGCACGTCATGCTCAAGGAATTCTTCGTCGAGCGCGAGGTCCCGTTCTTCTCCGACTACGTCCGCCAATACACGGACCTGCCGTTCCTGGTCCGGCTGGAACGGCGCGACGACGGCTCCCTCACCCCGTCCAAGTTCCTCACCGCCAAAGACCTCCCGGCCGAGTCCCTGGCTGAGGACGCGGCGTTCCGCACCGTGCTGTTCGACAAGAAGGCCGGGCGCCCGGCCGTGCCCAACGGCTCCATGGGGTTCCGCTATTCGGGCAGCGGCGAGGGCAAATGGAACCTGGACCTCGAAGGGATCGAACCTGCGCTGTCGCTGCGCGAGGTCTCCGCGGCCAGCGCCGAGATTCTGCTCCCCTGCTTCGAGCAGGCGGACGGCACCGGCAGCGTGCTCCGGCGCGGGGTGCCCGTCATCGAGGTGGAGGGCCAGCTGGTCACCACCGTGTTCGACCTCATGCTGGCCCAGTACGGTGTGGGCCGCGAAGGGCTCCCGGGGGAATGGTCCGTGGGCTACGAAGACGCCGCGACGCCCTACACCCCCGCCTGGCAGGAGGAGATCACCTCTGTTCCCGCGCAGGCATGCATCCGGGTGGCGCGGGAGTTCGCCCGGAACGCCGAGGAGTCCAAGGGCCGTTCCATGATCATCATGGGCGCCGGGATCTGCCAGTGGTTCCACGGCGACACCACCTACCGGGCGGTCCTGGCACTCGTGATGCTGACCGGCTGCATGGGCCGCAACGGCGGCGGCTGGGCGCACTACGTGGGGCAGGAAAAGACCCGGCCGGCCACCGGCTGGGTGTCGCTGGCCAACGCCCTGGACTGGGCCCGCCCGCCGCGGACCATGATCGGCACGGGCTACTGGTACATGCACACGGACCAGTGGCGGCAGGACGGCTACTCCGCGGACGCGCTCAAGTCGCCGCTGTCCACCGGGGCCCTGGACGGCATGCACACCGCGGACGCGCTGGCCCAGTCGGCCCGGCTCGGCTGGATGCCGTTCTACCCGCAGTTCGACCGCAACCCGCTGGACCTCGCCGACGAGGCGGAGGCCGCCGTCGCCGCCGGAACCGCGGAAGACACCCCCAGCTACATCGCGGACGCGCTCAAGAACCGCACCCTGAACCCCGCCATCGAGGATGTGGACGCCCCGGAAAACTGGCCGCGGACCCTCGTGCTGTGGCGCTCCAACCTGTTCGGCTCCTCGGCCAAGGGCAACGAGTACTTCCTGCGGAACCTGCTGGGCACCCACAACAATGTCCTGGGCCCGGACCACGCCGAGGGCCTCAAGCCCCGGGACGTGAAATGGCACGAGCAGGCGCCGGAAGGAAAACTGGACCTGCTGGTCTCCGCCGACTTCCGGATGACCTCCACCACCCTGCTCTCCGACGTCGTGTTCCCGGCCGCCACCTGGTACGAGAAGCACGACCTGTCCTCCACCGACATGCACCCGTTTGTGCACGCCTTCAGCCCCGCGATCGACCCGCCGTGGGAGACCAAAACCGACTTCGACATGTTCCACCTGCTGGCCCAGGAGTTCTCCCGGCAGGCGAAAACGCACCTGGGCGTCCGCCGCGACCTGGTCAGCGTCCCGCTGCAGCACGACACCCCCGGCCAGCTCGCCCAGCCCGGCGGGATCGTGCGTGACTGGCGGGACACGTCCATCCCCGCGGTGCCGGGACAGAACATGCCCATCTTTTCCGTGGTGGAGCGGGACTACACGGCCATCGCGGACAAGCTGGCCGCCGTCGGGCCGCTGGCCGACAAGCTGGGCTTCACGGTCAAGAACGTCACCTATAAACTCGCCGGCCCGCTGGACCGGCTCAGCCGTTCCAACGGCGTGATGCTCGGCGGCGCCGCGGACGGCCGACCCGCGATCGATACCGACGCGAAAATGGCCGAGGCCATCCTGGCGTTCTCCGGCACCACCAACGGCGCGCTGTCCGTCCAGGGCTTCAAGGACCTGGAAGTCCGCACCGGCCGGAAGCTGGCGGACCTCTCCGAGGGCTCCGAGGAAAAATTCATTACCTTCGCCCAGACCCAGGCCGGGCCGGTACCGGTCATCACCTCGCCGGAGTGGTCCGGCTCCGAAACGGGAGGCCGGCGCTACGCCCCCTTCACCATCAACGTGGAGCGGCTCAAGCCGTGGCACACCCTGACCGGGCGGATGCATTTCTTCCTTGACCACGACTGGATGATCGACATCGGCGAGCCGCTGCCGATCTACCGGCCGCCGCTGGACATGCACCGGCTCTTCGGCGAACCCAAACTCGGCGGGGACGGGCAGCTGGAGGTGGTGGTCCGCTACCTGACGCCGCACTCCAAATGGTCCATCCACTCCGAGTACCAGGACAACCTGCTGATGCTCTCGCTGTCCCGCGGCGGTCCGACGGTCTGGATGAGCCCCGCTGACGCCGACGCCATCAAGGTCAGGGACAACGACTGGGTGGAATGCCTGAACACCAACGGCGTCCTGGTGGCCCGGGCGATCGTCAGCCACCGGATGCCGGCCGGCGTGGTCTACGTCCACCACGCGCAGGAACGCACCATCGACGTGCCGAAGTCGGAGGCGACAGGCCGGCGCGGCGGCATCCACAACTCCGTCACCCGCCTGCTGGTCAAACCCTCGCACCTGATCGGCGGCTACGCCCAGCTGGCCTACGCGTTCAACTACCTTGGCCCCACCGGAAACCAGCGCGACATGGTTGCCACCGTCCGCCGTCGTTCCCAGGAGGTGCAGTACTGATGCGTGTTATGGCTCAAATGGGCATGGTCATGAACCTGGACAAATGCATCGGCTGCCACACCTGTTCCGTGACCTGCAAACAGGCCTGGACCAACCGTGCGGGCACCGAATATGTCTGGTTCAACAATGTCGAAACCCGCCCCGGGCAGGGGTACCCGCGCCGCTACGAGGACCAGGACAAATGGCGGGGCGGCTGGGTGCTGAACAAGCGCGGCAAGCTGGTCCTCAAGGCCGGCGGCCGGGTCAAGAAGCTCTTCGGGATCTTCGCCAGCCCGGTCCAGCCCGAGCTCAAGGACTACTACGAGCCGTGGACCTATGACTACAAGACGCTCGTGGATGCGCCGCTGGGCGATGATTTCCCCGTGGCCCGGCCCAAGTCCCTAATCACCGGCGAGGACACCAAGATCACCTGGTCGGCGAACTGGGATGATGACCTGGGCGGCTCCGCCGAGAACGGCCACCTGGACCCGATCGTGGAGAAGGTCCGGCGGGACTCCGAGGACAAGATCAAGTTCGCCTACGAGCAGACCTTCATGTTCTACCTGCCGCGGATCTGCGAGCACTGCCTGAACCCGTCCTGCATGGCCTCCTGCCCCTCCGGTGCGATCTACAAGCGGGTGGAGGACGGGATCGTGCTGGTGGACCAGGACAAGTGCCGCGGCTGGCGGCAGTGCGTCACGGGCTGCCCGTACAAGAAGATCTACTTCAACCACAAGACCGGGAAGGCCGAGAAGTGCACCTTCTGCTACCCGCGGGTGGAGGTGGGGCTGCCGACGGTCTGCTCGGAAACCTGTGTGGGCCGGCTGCGGTACCTGGGGTTGTTCCTGTACGACGCCGACGCCGTCACCGCGGCGGCCGCCGTTACCGACCCCCAGGAACTCTACGACGCCCAGATGGATGTGCTGCTGGACCCGAACGACCCCGCCGTCCAGGCCGAGGCCCGGGCCCAGGGCATCCCGGAGGACTGGATCGACGCCGCCCGGCGCTCGCCGGTGTACGCCCTGGCCAAGGTCTACAAGGTCGCCCTGCCGCTGCACCCCGAATACCGGACGATGCCGATGGTCTGGTACGTGCCGCCGCTCTCACCCGTGGTGGACCTGCTGCGGGACCAGGGGCACGACGGCGAGGACGCCGGCAGCCTCTTCGGCGCCATTGACGCGCTGCGCATCCCGGTTGAATACCTCGCGGAGCTCTTCACCGCCGGGGACGCGGACCGGGTCACCGCCGTGCTGAAGAAACTCGCGGCGATGCGCTCCTATATGCGCGGCATCAACATGGGCAACGACCCCGACGATTCCATCCCCGAAGCCGTGGGCATGGACGGGCAGACCATGTACGAGATGTACCGGCTGATGGCGATCGCGAAGTACGAGGAGCGCTACGTCATCCCCAAAGCGCACGTGGAACAGGCCCATGACCTGGAGGAAATGGGCTGCTCGCTGGACTTCGACGGCGGCCCGGGGATGCAGGATTCCTCCCCCTTCGGCGAGGCCAGCGGCAGGCCCGTCCCGGTGGCAGTGGAAACCTTCAACGCACTCCGGGACCGGCAGAC from Arthrobacter sp. NicSoilB8 harbors:
- a CDS encoding 5-oxoprolinase subunit PxpA, coding for MDLNADLGESFGTWTLGDDAAMFPLVTSASVACGLHAGDPVTMLDTCRAAYELDVRVGAHLGYPDLAGFGLRALDMTFDDLFGAVLYQLGALDGVAHAVGASVDYVKLHGALYDRTVRDAEQASAVVAAIQAYDPGLPVLGFPGSALLGIAQEAGHPVFAEAFADRAYLPDGTLVPRSQDGAVLHDAGQIAERAVRLATKGEVEAVDGTVLRIEPHSLCLHGDTPGSIATATAIRAALEAAGVELESFA
- a CDS encoding MFS transporter, with protein sequence MPAPRALRPFAHREYRVLITALAVSIFGSGMWAVAMVYEVIHLGGGPLELSLVAAAGSVGLVAFLLAGGIAADRLPQRLLIIAVEGANLAVIATVSGLAMAGWLQLWHLALGAFVLGVGAAFFFPAYSAILPRILPPEDLLAANGLEGTMRPMLQQAAGPAVAGILVAALSPSHAVTGVAVCHLVAFSILNFLRPQPGPGAPDTPDVAAGVVGGGGGGGDDGPGGARAKTTLRHDLREGVRYTVRTPWLLWTLLWACISVLFLIGPIEVLVPFVVRDQLGGDARMFGFLLAIMGVGGAAASLATASFPLPRRYLTVMMVSWGAGSLPIAAVGIMDSFWAVAAALFVFGATGGVGMVIWGTLLQRRVPPHLLGRVSSLDFFVSLALMPVSMALAGPAAEVVPLWLIFLVAGTVCPVMAVVALAAARMPADELAHPLSGAEVEPVSGATKQRGVT
- the narH gene encoding nitrate reductase subunit beta: MRVMAQMGMVMNLDKCIGCHTCSVTCKQAWTNRAGTEYVWFNNVETRPGQGYPRRYEDQDKWRGGWVLNKRGKLVLKAGGRVKKLFGIFASPVQPELKDYYEPWTYDYKTLVDAPLGDDFPVARPKSLITGEDTKITWSANWDDDLGGSAENGHLDPIVEKVRRDSEDKIKFAYEQTFMFYLPRICEHCLNPSCMASCPSGAIYKRVEDGIVLVDQDKCRGWRQCVTGCPYKKIYFNHKTGKAEKCTFCYPRVEVGLPTVCSETCVGRLRYLGLFLYDADAVTAAAAVTDPQELYDAQMDVLLDPNDPAVQAEARAQGIPEDWIDAARRSPVYALAKVYKVALPLHPEYRTMPMVWYVPPLSPVVDLLRDQGHDGEDAGSLFGAIDALRIPVEYLAELFTAGDADRVTAVLKKLAAMRSYMRGINMGNDPDDSIPEAVGMDGQTMYEMYRLMAIAKYEERYVIPKAHVEQAHDLEEMGCSLDFDGGPGMQDSSPFGEASGRPVPVAVETFNALRDRQTSGEAPGETTLRGRVNLLNWDGTGAPPGLFPEKAALPGTPAAPAPAPGPGEQP
- a CDS encoding nitrate reductase subunit alpha; amino-acid sequence: MTAGGAAGLDGPASDAMLKLGRFFTKWDQTDDGRAVFREGGRKGDIFYRDRWSHDKVVRSTHGVNCTGSCSWKVYVKDGIITWESQQTDYPSVGPDSPEYEPRGCPRGAAFSWYTYSPTRVRFPYARGVLVEMYREAKARLGDPVLAFADVVGDPERRRRYQQARGKGGLVRVSWQEATEIAAAAHVNTIKAYGPDRCAGFSPIPAMSMVSHAVGTRFIQLIGGVMTSFYDWYADLPVASPQVFGDQTDVPESGDWWDASYLMMWGSNVPVTRTPDAHWMAEVRYRGTKVVTVSPDYADNTKFADEWLPAQAGTDAALAMAMGHVMLKEFFVEREVPFFSDYVRQYTDLPFLVRLERRDDGSLTPSKFLTAKDLPAESLAEDAAFRTVLFDKKAGRPAVPNGSMGFRYSGSGEGKWNLDLEGIEPALSLREVSAASAEILLPCFEQADGTGSVLRRGVPVIEVEGQLVTTVFDLMLAQYGVGREGLPGEWSVGYEDAATPYTPAWQEEITSVPAQACIRVAREFARNAEESKGRSMIIMGAGICQWFHGDTTYRAVLALVMLTGCMGRNGGGWAHYVGQEKTRPATGWVSLANALDWARPPRTMIGTGYWYMHTDQWRQDGYSADALKSPLSTGALDGMHTADALAQSARLGWMPFYPQFDRNPLDLADEAEAAVAAGTAEDTPSYIADALKNRTLNPAIEDVDAPENWPRTLVLWRSNLFGSSAKGNEYFLRNLLGTHNNVLGPDHAEGLKPRDVKWHEQAPEGKLDLLVSADFRMTSTTLLSDVVFPAATWYEKHDLSSTDMHPFVHAFSPAIDPPWETKTDFDMFHLLAQEFSRQAKTHLGVRRDLVSVPLQHDTPGQLAQPGGIVRDWRDTSIPAVPGQNMPIFSVVERDYTAIADKLAAVGPLADKLGFTVKNVTYKLAGPLDRLSRSNGVMLGGAADGRPAIDTDAKMAEAILAFSGTTNGALSVQGFKDLEVRTGRKLADLSEGSEEKFITFAQTQAGPVPVITSPEWSGSETGGRRYAPFTINVERLKPWHTLTGRMHFFLDHDWMIDIGEPLPIYRPPLDMHRLFGEPKLGGDGQLEVVVRYLTPHSKWSIHSEYQDNLLMLSLSRGGPTVWMSPADADAIKVRDNDWVECLNTNGVLVARAIVSHRMPAGVVYVHHAQERTIDVPKSEATGRRGGIHNSVTRLLVKPSHLIGGYAQLAYAFNYLGPTGNQRDMVATVRRRSQEVQY